From a single Oreochromis niloticus isolate F11D_XX linkage group LG4, O_niloticus_UMD_NMBU, whole genome shotgun sequence genomic region:
- the sox10 gene encoding transcription factor SOX-10 isoform X1 — MSREEQSFSEVELSPGMSDDSRSLSPGHSSGAAGAGDSPLHGQQHQPQLAGLDDASAGCSSVKSDDEDDRFPAGIRDAVSQVLKCYDWTLVPMPVRVSSGSKNKQHVKRPMNAFMVWAQAARRKLADQHPHLHNAELSKTLGKLWRLLNESDKRPFIEEAERLRKQHKKDYPDYKYQPRRRKNGKIGSGSGSEAEGHLEGEVIYSQYHYKGNHLEVAYSGGAGSPLADGHHPYAAGQSHSPPTPPTTPKTEPQSAKAGDGKREGTGNGASRGTMGAEGSSGAPGSGKPHIDFGNVDIGEMSHEVMANMEPFDVNEFDQYLPPNGHPGVGPSAGAAGTTTASPASPYAYGISSALAAASGHSAAWLSKQQQQQQQPPQQHHGSPLSSDPSKAQIKSEAGGAAGHFVEAASAGSHVTYTPLSLPHYSSAFPSLASRAQFAEYADHQGSGSYYAHSSQAPGLYSAFSYMGPSQRPLYTAITDPASVSQSHSPTHWEQPVYTTLSRP; from the exons ATGTCCAGAGAGGAGCAGAGCTTTTCAGAGGTTGAGCTCAGCCCAGGGATGTCTGACGACAGCCGCTCCCTGTCACCGGGTCATTCCTCCGGGGCCGCTGGTGCTGGGGACTCGCCTCTCCACGGACAGCAGCATCAGCCGCAGCTGGCCGGGCTGGACGACGCGTCAGCGGGTTGCTCCTCCGTCAAATCCGACGACGAGGATGACCGCTTCCCCGCGGGAATCCGCGACGCTGTGAGCCAGGTGCTCAAGTGCTACGACTGGACCCTCGTGCCCATGCCCGTTCGCGTGAGCAGCGGAAGCAAGAACAAACAGCACGTGAAGAGGCCAATGAACGCCTTCATGGTGTGGGCGCAGGCGGCGCGGAGGAAACTGGCCGACCAACACCCGCACCTGCACAACGCGGAGCTCAGCAAGACCCTGGGGAAGCTCTGGAG GCTTCTTAATGAGAGTGACAAGCGGCCCTTCATTGAGGAGGCAGAGAGGCTGAGGAAGCAGCACAAAAAGGACTACCCTGACTACAAGTATCAGCCGCGACGCCGCAAGAATGGGAAGATTGGTTCTGGGTCAGGAAGCGAGGCTGAAGGCCATTTGGAGGGTGAGGTCATCTACAGCCAGTACCACTACAAAGGCAACCACCTGGAAGTGGCCTACAGTGGGGGAGCCGGGTCCCCTCTGGCAGATGGGCATCACCCTTACGCTGCAG GTCAGAGCCACAGTCCTCCAACACCTCCCACTACTCCCAAGACCGAGCCTCAGTCTGCAAAGGCAGGAGATGGTAAGAGGGAGGGAACCGGGAACGGGGCTTCTCGTGGTACAATGGGAGCAGAAGGAAGCTCAGGTGCTCCAGGGTCTGGGAAACCTCATATCGACTTTGGTAACGTGGACATTGGTGAGATGAGTCATGAGGTGATGGCTAATATGGAGCCGTTTGATGTCAATGAGTTTGATCAGTACCTTCCCCCTAACGGGCACCCAGGGGTTGGGCCGAGTGCGGGGGCCGCAGGAACCACAACAGCTTCTCCGGCCTCTCCGTACGCCTATGGGATCTCCTCAGCTCTGGCAGCGGCCAGTGGACACTCAGCAGCCTGGCTCtccaagcagcagcagcagcagcaacagccgCCACAGCAACACCACGGCTCCCCTCTGAGCTCAGATCCCTCCAAAGCCCAGATTAAGAGTGAGGCCGGAGGTGCTGCCGGTCACTTTGTGGAAGCAGCTTCGGCAGGTTCCCACGTCACCTACACCCCCCTCAGCCTTCCTCACTACAGCTCTGCCTTCCCCTCGTTGGCCTCAAGAGCTCAGTTTGCAGAATACGCCGACCACCAGGGCTCGGGGTCATACTACGCCCATTCGAGCCAGGCTCCGGGGTTGTACTCCGCCTTTTCTTACATGGGGCCTTCCCAGAGGCCTTTGTACACTGCCATCACTGACCCAGCCAGCGTATCGCAGTCGCACAGCCCCACACACTGGGAACAGCCTGTCTACACAACGCTGTCGCGGCCATGA
- the sox10 gene encoding transcription factor SOX-10 isoform X2, whose product MSREEQSFSEVELSPGMSDDSRSLSPGHSSGAAGAGDSPLHGQQHQPQLAGLDDASAGCSSVKSDDEDDRFPAGIRDAVSQVLKCYDWTLVPMPVRVSSGSKNKQHVKRPMNAFMVWAQAARRKLADQHPHLHNAELSKTLGKLWRLLNESDKRPFIEEAERLRKQHKKDYPDYKYQPRRRKNGKIGSGSGSEAEGHLEGQSHSPPTPPTTPKTEPQSAKAGDGKREGTGNGASRGTMGAEGSSGAPGSGKPHIDFGNVDIGEMSHEVMANMEPFDVNEFDQYLPPNGHPGVGPSAGAAGTTTASPASPYAYGISSALAAASGHSAAWLSKQQQQQQQPPQQHHGSPLSSDPSKAQIKSEAGGAAGHFVEAASAGSHVTYTPLSLPHYSSAFPSLASRAQFAEYADHQGSGSYYAHSSQAPGLYSAFSYMGPSQRPLYTAITDPASVSQSHSPTHWEQPVYTTLSRP is encoded by the exons ATGTCCAGAGAGGAGCAGAGCTTTTCAGAGGTTGAGCTCAGCCCAGGGATGTCTGACGACAGCCGCTCCCTGTCACCGGGTCATTCCTCCGGGGCCGCTGGTGCTGGGGACTCGCCTCTCCACGGACAGCAGCATCAGCCGCAGCTGGCCGGGCTGGACGACGCGTCAGCGGGTTGCTCCTCCGTCAAATCCGACGACGAGGATGACCGCTTCCCCGCGGGAATCCGCGACGCTGTGAGCCAGGTGCTCAAGTGCTACGACTGGACCCTCGTGCCCATGCCCGTTCGCGTGAGCAGCGGAAGCAAGAACAAACAGCACGTGAAGAGGCCAATGAACGCCTTCATGGTGTGGGCGCAGGCGGCGCGGAGGAAACTGGCCGACCAACACCCGCACCTGCACAACGCGGAGCTCAGCAAGACCCTGGGGAAGCTCTGGAG GCTTCTTAATGAGAGTGACAAGCGGCCCTTCATTGAGGAGGCAGAGAGGCTGAGGAAGCAGCACAAAAAGGACTACCCTGACTACAAGTATCAGCCGCGACGCCGCAAGAATGGGAAGATTGGTTCTGGGTCAGGAAGCGAGGCTGAAGGCCATTTGGAGG GTCAGAGCCACAGTCCTCCAACACCTCCCACTACTCCCAAGACCGAGCCTCAGTCTGCAAAGGCAGGAGATGGTAAGAGGGAGGGAACCGGGAACGGGGCTTCTCGTGGTACAATGGGAGCAGAAGGAAGCTCAGGTGCTCCAGGGTCTGGGAAACCTCATATCGACTTTGGTAACGTGGACATTGGTGAGATGAGTCATGAGGTGATGGCTAATATGGAGCCGTTTGATGTCAATGAGTTTGATCAGTACCTTCCCCCTAACGGGCACCCAGGGGTTGGGCCGAGTGCGGGGGCCGCAGGAACCACAACAGCTTCTCCGGCCTCTCCGTACGCCTATGGGATCTCCTCAGCTCTGGCAGCGGCCAGTGGACACTCAGCAGCCTGGCTCtccaagcagcagcagcagcagcaacagccgCCACAGCAACACCACGGCTCCCCTCTGAGCTCAGATCCCTCCAAAGCCCAGATTAAGAGTGAGGCCGGAGGTGCTGCCGGTCACTTTGTGGAAGCAGCTTCGGCAGGTTCCCACGTCACCTACACCCCCCTCAGCCTTCCTCACTACAGCTCTGCCTTCCCCTCGTTGGCCTCAAGAGCTCAGTTTGCAGAATACGCCGACCACCAGGGCTCGGGGTCATACTACGCCCATTCGAGCCAGGCTCCGGGGTTGTACTCCGCCTTTTCTTACATGGGGCCTTCCCAGAGGCCTTTGTACACTGCCATCACTGACCCAGCCAGCGTATCGCAGTCGCACAGCCCCACACACTGGGAACAGCCTGTCTACACAACGCTGTCGCGGCCATGA